The following proteins are co-located in the Planctomycetia bacterium genome:
- a CDS encoding histone deacetylase has protein sequence MTLLFQSDRFVEHETGAGHPECPARYRAVRDHVPFQQLSSHCQTPHIKPLTLSQLQLVHDADVGEYVQAACKQGGGRIEADTVVSPASFEVGLLAAGACCQAVEAVLKGTDQNAFCLVRPPGHHATPSLSMGFCLFNNIALAARHALKCGANRVMIVDWDVHHGNGTQDAFYDDEQVTFVSLHRSPFYPGTGLANETGTGKGLGTTFNVPLRFGISQADYHAALESVLHTALSQNKPDVILISAGFDAHAEDPIGSLGLDVADFSRMTVLLKEAAKTHCQGRLVSCLEGGYNLERLPECVTAHLQVLIDGNSTQTP, from the coding sequence ATGACACTGCTGTTTCAAAGTGATCGATTTGTGGAACACGAAACCGGGGCAGGACATCCAGAATGTCCTGCCCGTTATCGTGCCGTGCGCGATCATGTGCCTTTTCAGCAGTTATCCAGCCATTGCCAGACGCCACACATTAAGCCATTAACCTTATCCCAACTCCAACTGGTTCACGATGCGGATGTTGGTGAATATGTCCAAGCGGCATGCAAGCAGGGTGGTGGCAGAATTGAAGCGGATACTGTTGTCAGCCCCGCTTCTTTCGAAGTGGGCCTGCTGGCCGCAGGTGCCTGTTGCCAGGCTGTTGAAGCTGTATTAAAGGGAACCGATCAGAACGCCTTCTGCCTGGTCAGGCCGCCGGGCCACCATGCCACTCCTTCACTGAGTATGGGCTTTTGCCTGTTCAACAATATCGCCCTGGCTGCACGACACGCCTTGAAGTGTGGGGCGAACCGCGTGATGATCGTCGATTGGGATGTGCATCATGGCAACGGTACACAGGATGCCTTTTACGATGATGAGCAGGTAACCTTCGTAAGCCTGCATCGTTCACCTTTCTACCCTGGAACAGGGTTAGCCAACGAAACAGGCACCGGCAAAGGCTTGGGCACCACCTTCAATGTACCCCTGCGCTTTGGTATCAGCCAGGCTGATTATCACGCTGCTCTCGAATCTGTTCTGCACACGGCATTATCTCAAAACAAGCCTGATGTGATTCTGATCAGTGCAGGGTTCGATGCCCATGCCGAAGACCCTATTGGCTCACTGGGCCTGGATGTCGCCGACTTCAGCAGGATGACCGTCTTGCTTAAAGAAGCTGCGAAAACCCATTGCCAGGGAAGACTCGTCAGTTGTCTGGAAGGAGGTTACAACCTGGAACGACTTCCCGAATGTGTAACCGCCCATTTACAAGTGTTAATAGATGGCAACTCTACGCAAACCCCCTAA
- a CDS encoding phage Gp37/Gp68 family protein: MSISSTIEWTDATWNPVRGCTKISPGCKHCYAETFAERFRGVPGHPYEQGFDLKLIPEKLSEPLKWSSPKKIFVNSMSDLFHPEIPDDYIVQVVRVMEVADWHTYQVLTKRADRLANLLNTRFRDIALLKHIWWGVSVEDRKYGLPRIDHLRSTPAAMKFLSVEPLLEHLGPINLNGINWVIVGGESGHGARPLDPSWVVDIRNQCNEANVAFFFKQWGGVRKKAAGRMLEGRTYDDYPRIMTNPIQPRKWRLEMIEELAA, encoded by the coding sequence ATGAGTATCTCCTCCACCATCGAATGGACCGACGCGACCTGGAACCCAGTGCGTGGTTGCACGAAGATCAGTCCCGGCTGCAAGCACTGCTATGCGGAAACCTTTGCAGAACGTTTTCGTGGTGTGCCTGGGCATCCCTATGAACAGGGTTTTGACCTGAAGCTGATTCCTGAAAAGTTGAGTGAGCCGCTGAAGTGGTCATCGCCTAAGAAAATTTTCGTCAACTCGATGAGCGATCTGTTCCATCCTGAAATACCTGACGACTACATTGTCCAGGTAGTGCGTGTCATGGAAGTGGCAGATTGGCATACTTATCAGGTGCTCACCAAACGGGCGGATCGGCTCGCGAATCTGCTCAACACCAGGTTCAGAGATATCGCTCTACTCAAGCACATCTGGTGGGGTGTCAGCGTGGAGGATCGCAAGTATGGGTTGCCTCGCATCGATCATCTCCGTTCCACACCTGCTGCCATGAAGTTCCTCTCGGTGGAACCGCTTCTGGAACACCTGGGGCCGATCAACCTCAATGGTATCAACTGGGTCATCGTCGGCGGCGAAAGTGGCCACGGCGCCAGACCACTCGATCCATCATGGGTTGTCGACATTCGCAACCAGTGCAACGAGGCCAACGTCGCCTTCTTCTTCAAACAATGGGGTGGCGTGCGGAAGAAAGCAGCAGGCCGCATGCTCGAAGGCAGAACCTATGATGACTACCCCCGCATTATGACCAATCCGATTCAACCCAGGAAATGGCGGCTCGAGATGATTGAGGAGTTGGCAGCGTAG
- a CDS encoding MFS transporter gives MSQSASEPVSSGGLSSSQWLILLLLALVQFTNILDFVIMMPLAPQFHDEWNLTAREFGFLVSAYAYAACLSGLLSSWFLDRIDRKTALLAIYLIFTVANFLCAEAQTYSFLLMSRAVAGLSGGILGGVIMAIIGDGIPYSHRGMATGIIMSSFAVASIVGIPLGLIVAEHYSWRYTFMALAGLSMMLLVLAWYLLPKVRGHISTGGRLSPWETTWGMLSDWGHVRAYVLMACLVMTTFAIIPFLPSYMVANVGVDKKDIKWMYLIGGIGTLLSMTVIGKLADRFGKLRVFQVLALLTIIPLLVVTHLPVVPLYVVLTATTIMMVFTAGRSVPVMAMVTACTTSDRRGGFMSILSSVQQLAMGLATTISGLILGVQALPEQPAMTVQATQHAGPMAPLEGFPIVGWLAGAMSLLTVYLASRLKRVDEAPVSAQAFEPAEAHLAAELT, from the coding sequence ATGAGCCAGTCGGCTTCAGAACCAGTTTCGTCGGGTGGTCTGTCATCTTCTCAATGGTTGATACTTCTACTTTTGGCGCTCGTGCAGTTCACGAACATACTCGATTTTGTGATCATGATGCCACTGGCGCCGCAGTTTCATGATGAATGGAACCTGACGGCCCGTGAGTTTGGTTTCCTGGTCAGTGCCTACGCCTATGCGGCTTGTCTGTCGGGGCTTCTATCAAGCTGGTTTCTGGATCGCATTGATCGTAAGACGGCTTTGCTGGCCATCTATCTGATATTCACTGTTGCCAATTTCCTCTGTGCCGAGGCGCAGACGTACAGCTTTCTGCTGATGAGCCGTGCGGTGGCTGGTCTTTCTGGTGGTATTCTTGGCGGTGTTATCATGGCGATTATTGGTGATGGCATACCGTATTCGCATCGAGGCATGGCAACCGGAATCATCATGTCGTCGTTTGCGGTGGCATCGATTGTCGGTATACCACTTGGGTTGATTGTGGCGGAGCATTACAGTTGGCGCTATACGTTCATGGCCTTGGCCGGTTTAAGCATGATGCTGCTGGTGCTGGCCTGGTATTTACTGCCTAAGGTTCGCGGCCATATTTCGACAGGGGGCAGGCTGTCGCCCTGGGAAACCACCTGGGGCATGCTCAGCGACTGGGGACATGTGAGAGCCTACGTCCTGATGGCGTGCCTGGTGATGACGACATTTGCTATCATTCCGTTTCTGCCATCCTACATGGTTGCTAATGTTGGCGTGGACAAGAAGGATATCAAATGGATGTATCTGATAGGAGGCATTGGAACGCTGTTATCCATGACTGTCATCGGCAAGCTGGCTGATCGCTTTGGCAAGCTCAGGGTGTTTCAGGTACTGGCATTGCTGACCATCATCCCGCTACTGGTGGTCACGCATTTGCCTGTGGTACCCTTGTACGTGGTGCTGACTGCAACAACCATCATGATGGTATTCACCGCAGGCCGCTCGGTGCCGGTGATGGCAATGGTGACAGCCTGCACGACGAGTGATCGTCGTGGTGGTTTCATGAGCATTCTGTCTTCAGTTCAGCAGTTGGCGATGGGATTGGCTACCACCATTTCCGGTTTAATACTGGGGGTACAGGCATTGCCTGAACAACCAGCGATGACGGTGCAGGCAACGCAGCATGCAGGGCCGATGGCGCCGCTGGAAGGATTTCCAATAGTTGGCTGGCTGGCAGGTGCTATGTCTCTGTTAACGGTTTATCTGGCATCTCGCTTGAAAAGGGTGGACGAAGCACCAGTGAGTGCGCAGGCGTTTGAGCCAGCGGAAGCTCATTTGGCGGCAGAACTGACGTGA
- a CDS encoding three-Cys-motif partner protein TcmP, which yields MADDFFNEQTDQSQVKATIVAKYFWAWATIISKTKGKIGIDRRIAYIDLFAGPGRYKSGAKSTPLLILEQAINDPQFHDCLVTYFNDKDSASSSTLKKAISELPGIERLKYKPQVQSQEVGEQIVKKFEELNFVPTLFFVDPWGYKGLSLRLINSVLKDWACECIFFFNYTRVNMGISNPVVKEHMEALFGKGRAESVSKRLECLSAEKRELAIVEEICSALKEMGGRYVLPFTFKTANGSRTSHHLIFVSKHPLGYGIMKEIMARESSTSDQGVAKFEYNPADVDQPLLFALTQPLDDLRNLLLQKYTGKQMSVQQIFDDHNVDTPYILKNYKEVLRTLFEEGAVDASRPLGKSIRKNTFPEDVVVSFPEANQ from the coding sequence ATGGCCGACGATTTCTTCAACGAACAAACAGATCAATCTCAAGTCAAAGCCACAATTGTCGCTAAATACTTCTGGGCTTGGGCTACTATTATCAGCAAAACAAAGGGAAAAATCGGAATTGATAGGCGAATCGCATACATCGATTTATTTGCTGGACCAGGGCGTTACAAGAGCGGCGCGAAATCCACTCCCCTGTTGATTTTGGAACAAGCGATCAATGATCCACAATTCCATGATTGCCTCGTCACGTACTTCAATGACAAAGATAGCGCGTCATCAAGTACTTTAAAGAAGGCGATTTCGGAACTTCCTGGAATTGAACGCCTAAAGTACAAACCTCAAGTTCAATCACAGGAGGTTGGAGAGCAAATCGTCAAGAAATTTGAAGAACTCAATTTCGTCCCAACCTTATTCTTTGTTGATCCTTGGGGCTACAAAGGTCTCTCATTGCGATTGATAAATTCTGTATTGAAAGACTGGGCTTGTGAATGCATCTTTTTCTTCAACTACACAAGAGTCAATATGGGAATAAGTAATCCTGTGGTTAAAGAACACATGGAGGCACTGTTTGGAAAAGGACGAGCCGAGTCTGTATCGAAACGATTGGAATGTTTGTCAGCAGAGAAGCGAGAATTGGCGATCGTTGAGGAGATTTGCTCAGCATTAAAGGAGATGGGTGGAAGATATGTGTTGCCATTTACCTTTAAAACAGCGAATGGATCGCGGACCAGCCACCATCTGATCTTTGTAAGCAAGCATCCTCTTGGGTATGGGATCATGAAGGAAATAATGGCAAGGGAGAGTTCAACGTCTGATCAAGGTGTCGCAAAATTTGAATATAATCCTGCTGATGTTGATCAACCGTTACTATTCGCGCTCACTCAACCTTTGGATGACTTGCGAAATCTTCTCCTCCAAAAATATACAGGGAAGCAGATGTCAGTGCAACAGATATTTGATGATCACAATGTAGATACACCTTACATTCTAAAAAACTACAAAGAGGTTTTGAGAACACTTTTTGAAGAAGGTGCTGTTGACGCATCCAGACCGTTGGGTAAAAGCATTCGGAAGAATACTTTTCCAGAAGATGTTGTGGTATCCTTTCCAGAGGCAAACCAATGA
- a CDS encoding M28 family peptidase, which yields MFRRRLMTLSLLVASVAGLVWASDKAPVTSNAKLFNSLDSETRIMSDIYYLTSDECEGRGSTTAGIHLAADYIVSRLKQAGLQPAGVDGTYFQPYDFKLAGPRLGNNNQLQFTVGDKTVTCAASDMQVLGAGNAGSLEKANVVFAGFGLTSDEPAYDDYANLTVQGKVAIILRKGPRQDEKAEHKFGEDLMSLNAKIRKATEKKAAAIILVNDSTSTKEKDDLLTFNFAGTRANSGTPPVFMVKRTVVDNLLKEAGMDSLNALEDKMAKDLKTTSCEIKDVTVNLKADINRDGIKINNIIATVPGAGDLADEVVVVGSHYDHVGRGETGSLARSKEIHHGADDNASGSCCNLEIARRWQELQSGPNAQKNRRRVVFQWYSAEEWGLIGSAYYVQNPLFPLEKTASMLNLDMVGRLGFDENKVGKNLDADGIKRAQEKRYPLEINGATSAKEFEALIDKANADLQVEVIKPRSSQFFGASDHYSFYKKNIPVLFFFTGMHPQYHRPTDVWQTVNIKGIRQCAELGQNILEGLATMPRPVFQKPTTTTPSRQRNANPPAKKAEPAKKVEPAKKPDNDPHAGAAGNPDLPRVKVPRMGIIFDYNDPGPGVMVDNVTDGKPAQKAGIKAGDRILKINDKEITAMNEGENSYMKVMAAFKPGQELTLLVERKSSPEKLKFKVVGE from the coding sequence ATGTTCCGTCGTCGATTGATGACCTTGTCCCTGCTGGTAGCCAGCGTGGCGGGTTTGGTGTGGGCCAGCGACAAAGCACCCGTCACCAGTAATGCCAAGCTCTTTAACTCGCTCGATTCCGAAACCCGCATCATGTCCGACATTTATTACCTCACCAGTGATGAATGCGAAGGACGAGGCAGTACGACGGCAGGTATCCACCTGGCCGCTGATTATATTGTCAGCCGACTGAAACAGGCCGGTCTGCAGCCCGCCGGTGTCGATGGCACGTACTTCCAGCCATACGATTTCAAACTGGCAGGGCCCCGGCTCGGCAACAATAATCAGTTGCAGTTCACCGTTGGAGACAAGACTGTTACTTGCGCAGCTTCCGACATGCAGGTACTTGGTGCAGGCAACGCCGGATCGCTCGAAAAAGCCAATGTCGTCTTTGCTGGTTTCGGTCTGACCAGCGATGAACCCGCCTATGATGATTACGCCAATCTCACCGTGCAGGGCAAGGTGGCTATCATTCTCCGCAAAGGTCCTCGCCAGGATGAAAAAGCTGAGCATAAATTCGGCGAAGACCTGATGAGTCTGAATGCAAAGATTCGCAAGGCCACCGAAAAGAAAGCTGCAGCTATTATCCTGGTGAATGATTCCACCAGCACGAAGGAAAAAGATGACCTGCTGACCTTCAATTTTGCAGGCACCCGTGCCAACAGCGGTACACCTCCGGTATTCATGGTCAAACGCACCGTCGTGGACAACCTCCTCAAAGAAGCTGGCATGGATTCACTGAACGCACTCGAAGACAAGATGGCGAAGGATCTGAAGACCACCAGTTGCGAAATCAAGGATGTCACCGTTAACTTGAAAGCTGACATCAACCGCGATGGCATCAAGATCAACAACATCATTGCCACCGTGCCTGGCGCAGGCGACCTGGCTGATGAAGTTGTTGTCGTTGGTTCCCATTACGATCACGTTGGGCGTGGCGAAACCGGCTCACTGGCCCGCAGCAAGGAAATTCATCATGGTGCAGATGACAATGCATCAGGCAGTTGCTGCAATCTGGAAATTGCCCGCCGCTGGCAGGAACTCCAGTCTGGCCCCAATGCCCAGAAGAACCGCCGTCGCGTCGTCTTCCAGTGGTATTCCGCTGAAGAATGGGGATTGATCGGCTCCGCCTACTATGTGCAGAATCCATTGTTCCCATTAGAGAAGACTGCCTCCATGCTCAACCTCGACATGGTCGGTCGGCTCGGCTTTGATGAAAATAAGGTAGGCAAAAACCTGGATGCTGATGGCATCAAGCGGGCACAGGAAAAACGATACCCTCTCGAAATCAACGGCGCCACCTCTGCGAAAGAGTTTGAAGCATTGATCGATAAAGCCAATGCTGATCTGCAGGTTGAAGTGATCAAGCCACGCTCCAGCCAGTTCTTTGGCGCCAGCGATCATTACTCCTTCTACAAGAAGAACATTCCCGTGCTCTTCTTCTTCACGGGCATGCACCCCCAGTACCATCGCCCCACCGATGTCTGGCAAACGGTCAACATCAAGGGCATCCGCCAATGTGCTGAACTGGGCCAGAACATACTGGAAGGCCTGGCAACCATGCCTCGCCCTGTTTTCCAGAAACCAACCACCACCACTCCGAGCAGGCAACGCAATGCCAATCCGCCTGCCAAGAAAGCAGAACCTGCGAAGAAGGTGGAACCTGCCAAAAAGCCGGATAATGATCCCCACGCAGGTGCTGCAGGCAACCCCGATCTGCCTCGTGTGAAGGTTCCCCGCATGGGCATTATCTTCGACTACAACGACCCAGGCCCAGGCGTGATGGTCGATAATGTCACTGATGGCAAACCCGCTCAGAAAGCCGGCATCAAGGCAGGTGACCGCATTCTGAAAATCAACGACAAGGAAATCACCGCCATGAATGAAGGAGAGAACAGCTACATGAAAGTGATGGCTGCCTTCAAACCCGGCCAGGAACTGACTCTTCTGGTGGAACGCAAGAGTTCACCAGAAAAGTTGAAGTTCAAAGTGGTGGGCGAGTAG
- a CDS encoding BlaI/MecI/CopY family transcriptional regulator yields the protein MARLPSKDLTERELQIMHVFWKRGECTAQEVQVELNKKKLNLAYTTVATLVRILVDKGHLSIAHQEKPFRYQAKQPYEKVSGRMLDNLVEQVFHGSRKQLVLRLMEDSPLPRKEQAALEKLLEELS from the coding sequence ATGGCACGGCTGCCAAGTAAGGACCTCACCGAGCGTGAGCTGCAGATCATGCATGTTTTCTGGAAGCGAGGAGAATGCACCGCTCAGGAAGTGCAGGTTGAACTCAACAAAAAGAAGCTGAACCTCGCTTACACCACGGTGGCAACGCTGGTTCGCATCCTGGTCGACAAGGGACACCTGAGCATCGCTCATCAGGAAAAGCCATTTCGTTACCAGGCTAAGCAGCCTTACGAGAAGGTCTCAGGTCGAATGCTCGATAACCTGGTAGAGCAGGTATTTCACGGCTCCCGCAAACAACTGGTTTTGAGACTGATGGAAGACAGTCCGTTGCCTCGCAAAGAGCAGGCTGCACTAGAGAAACTGCTGGAGGAACTCTCATGA
- a CDS encoding M56 family metallopeptidase — MMHSLLEWMSPVRQSALELIAQVTLWATAGLLVYLACKRMVASCRYLLLCFCLGILALSVLILFPLQLWNLPASWRTATSTVTGNWTVTTESETTLEPSTSLSPVSAEPVSIPTGLSFGDVTSVVIALLALLVTASLLRWLLGIIALEHWRRSSVTIDDALLLQQASQLCEHMGIRQSVALRVSPFLGSPATIGWWRPTILLPATWTEWQKDECKAVLAHELAHVRNRDFPLWLAVQFAAALHTYHPLVRYLVRQLLGELELAADRLAAPFAGGTTHYMRTLCQLALRHGRRRAGTLTLALFPVQIPLSWRMMMLRSPKTFRLTHGIWSRLCLAGLLATLAVAISGFRTGTVADEKETDSIVYFRPQPHPNSRVVNMKVMIVEMKEADLHKLAFHQQKNLPATIFISKSMEEIKKQLAGISFKETVPSCTRSAWSEVPTGICLSRKETEDKVFLVTPCVTDEGQSIELKSSFATVKKNPHPEMPVVDLEISSRMQIGQCACFVTSCDDADKKDLVRVTFVSVPSVHPVTKDTVKAENKQNYEINVWIAEVKQDQFQKHLKERAGSQSDKLSEQDRKLVLTGDDFEQFMTLVMSDVRNCVLATPKLVTIAGRPARIEIGQKPGKCFSIGCLLKQFTKDQIELTLSQEITVPGKNTDRELLISQGFTVALAEDKYFCFSNDATATTRLKEGMTMVTMVKVRKASPSPADK, encoded by the coding sequence ATGATGCACTCTCTACTCGAATGGATGTCACCCGTTCGTCAATCAGCTCTCGAATTGATCGCTCAAGTCACGCTCTGGGCCACGGCTGGGCTGCTAGTGTACCTGGCCTGCAAGCGCATGGTTGCCAGTTGCAGATATCTTCTCCTTTGTTTTTGCCTGGGGATACTGGCGTTGTCGGTGCTGATACTGTTTCCCCTGCAGCTCTGGAACCTGCCTGCATCCTGGCGGACAGCAACCTCTACTGTCACCGGCAATTGGACGGTAACAACAGAATCTGAGACAACACTGGAACCATCCACCTCTCTTTCACCTGTCTCAGCTGAGCCAGTCTCGATACCAACGGGATTGAGTTTCGGCGATGTGACCTCGGTGGTAATTGCCCTGCTTGCTTTGCTGGTAACTGCTTCGTTACTGCGATGGTTACTCGGAATTATCGCACTCGAACATTGGCGGCGAAGCAGTGTTACCATTGATGATGCGTTGCTTCTTCAGCAGGCATCGCAACTTTGTGAGCACATGGGCATTCGTCAGTCTGTTGCATTGCGTGTTTCTCCATTCCTGGGGTCGCCAGCTACGATTGGCTGGTGGCGACCGACGATTCTGCTGCCCGCCACCTGGACTGAATGGCAAAAAGATGAATGCAAGGCGGTACTGGCCCACGAGTTGGCTCACGTCCGCAATCGGGATTTTCCTCTCTGGCTTGCTGTTCAATTTGCTGCAGCACTTCACACTTATCACCCTCTGGTTCGCTACCTGGTGAGACAACTGCTGGGCGAACTCGAACTGGCTGCTGATCGGCTGGCTGCCCCTTTTGCAGGTGGGACAACCCACTACATGCGTACCCTGTGCCAACTCGCACTTCGGCATGGACGCCGAAGAGCAGGCACCTTGACCCTGGCACTCTTTCCAGTGCAAATCCCTTTGTCATGGAGGATGATGATGTTACGTTCACCAAAAACATTCAGGCTGACGCACGGCATCTGGAGCCGACTTTGCCTGGCAGGTCTCTTGGCAACGCTAGCGGTAGCCATCTCAGGTTTCCGCACAGGGACTGTGGCAGATGAGAAGGAGACTGATAGCATAGTTTACTTTAGACCCCAGCCGCATCCGAATTCACGCGTCGTCAACATGAAAGTGATGATAGTGGAGATGAAGGAAGCTGATTTGCACAAGCTTGCCTTCCATCAACAGAAAAATTTGCCCGCCACGATATTCATCTCAAAAAGCATGGAGGAGATCAAAAAGCAACTGGCTGGAATCTCTTTCAAAGAAACAGTACCTTCTTGCACCAGGTCCGCTTGGAGTGAAGTTCCAACAGGTATCTGCCTCTCCAGAAAGGAAACGGAAGACAAAGTGTTCTTAGTCACCCCCTGCGTTACTGATGAAGGCCAATCAATTGAATTGAAATCCAGTTTCGCGACCGTTAAGAAAAATCCCCATCCAGAAATGCCGGTCGTTGATCTAGAAATATCCAGCAGGATGCAGATTGGACAATGCGCCTGCTTCGTAACATCTTGCGATGATGCTGATAAGAAAGATCTGGTTCGAGTAACCTTTGTCTCGGTTCCATCAGTGCACCCGGTTACTAAGGATACGGTGAAAGCTGAGAACAAACAGAACTATGAGATTAATGTCTGGATAGCCGAAGTGAAACAGGATCAATTTCAGAAACATCTCAAGGAGCGGGCAGGAAGTCAATCAGACAAGCTGTCGGAACAGGATCGAAAGCTCGTTCTTACTGGCGACGATTTCGAACAGTTCATGACTCTCGTGATGTCTGATGTCAGAAACTGCGTTCTCGCAACTCCCAAATTAGTCACTATTGCCGGCAGGCCAGCGAGGATTGAAATTGGTCAAAAGCCAGGTAAGTGTTTTTCCATTGGTTGCCTGCTGAAACAATTTACCAAGGATCAGATCGAACTGACTTTGAGTCAGGAAATAACCGTACCAGGCAAGAACACTGACAGGGAGCTTTTGATCTCGCAAGGCTTTACGGTAGCCCTGGCTGAGGACAAGTACTTCTGTTTCAGCAACGATGCGACAGCAACCACCAGACTGAAAGAAGGGATGACGATGGTTACGATGGTGAAAGTCAGGAAAGCCTCGCCATCGCCAGCAGACAAGTAA
- a CDS encoding Uma2 family endonuclease produces MPTAVKKHRRLAKQAPAHSNGVTALSRTMADLVKELGSIKPHRILLTPTPGTATEADLIRLMESEPKRLCELVNGTLVEKTMGMNESRLAFDLGYFLKHYLMQHDIGFLTAPDGPFRISPRTIRMPDIAYLSWKHFPHRARDLDKHPVSDVVPELAIEIISKSNTRKEIENKLKEYLSAGVQLVWIIDPRKRTVAVYRADGTSEVLDHKGKLTGEVVLPGFKLEISRFL; encoded by the coding sequence ATGCCAACGGCGGTTAAGAAACATCGGAGATTAGCCAAACAAGCTCCCGCTCACAGCAATGGCGTAACTGCACTGTCGCGCACCATGGCCGATCTCGTCAAGGAATTGGGAAGCATCAAACCCCATCGGATTCTGCTGACACCAACTCCAGGCACTGCCACCGAAGCTGATCTGATTCGTTTGATGGAAAGCGAGCCCAAACGACTCTGCGAATTGGTGAACGGAACTCTGGTGGAGAAAACCATGGGGATGAATGAGTCGCGGCTGGCATTCGATCTGGGGTATTTTCTCAAGCATTACCTAATGCAGCACGACATTGGCTTCCTGACCGCCCCCGATGGACCGTTTCGCATCTCTCCGCGAACCATCCGCATGCCCGATATTGCCTATCTCTCATGGAAACACTTTCCCCATCGTGCCCGTGATCTGGATAAACACCCCGTGAGTGATGTCGTTCCAGAACTCGCTATCGAGATTATCAGCAAGTCCAATACCAGGAAAGAGATTGAGAACAAGCTTAAAGAGTACCTTTCCGCCGGCGTGCAACTCGTCTGGATCATCGACCCCCGCAAACGCACTGTCGCTGTTTACCGCGCTGATGGCACCTCGGAAGTATTGGATCACAAAGGCAAACTCACTGGTGAAGTTGTGCTACCTGGGTTTAAACTGGAGATCAGCAGGTTTCTGTAA
- the larA gene encoding nickel-dependent lactate racemase encodes MRIKLDYGRTGLWVDLPDHCQGPLKIKPAPPLENPAQAIEAAIANPIGTRPLAELAKGKKSACIVICDITRPVPNKLILPPLLKTIEESGIPREKICILIATGLHRPNEGAELEEMVGSDIMQNYRIENHFGKRLEEHIYLGESPRGVPMWIDQRYMKAELKITTGLIEPHLMAGYSGGRKVICPGIVALETVKIWHGPTFLENPNADCGILDGNPVHEENTYIAKQAGCDFIVNVCLDGDRQVTWVGAGDMVVAWMEGVLFCEQVVKAKLPEPVDVVVTSCAGYPLDTTWYQAVKGLTGALPIVKKGGTIILAASLSEGIGSPEFQHLIHDNSDLDVFIQRIMGKDYFVMDQWQLEELAKVLRQCKVKVVSDGLSAETLRQCHVEPATTVESAVAECLQQYGANASLAVIPKGPYVMPVVAV; translated from the coding sequence ATGCGTATAAAACTCGATTATGGCCGAACGGGACTCTGGGTCGATCTGCCCGATCATTGTCAGGGGCCACTCAAGATCAAGCCAGCTCCGCCGCTGGAGAACCCGGCACAGGCTATCGAAGCCGCCATCGCTAATCCCATTGGCACCAGGCCGCTCGCGGAGTTAGCCAAAGGCAAGAAATCCGCCTGCATCGTCATCTGCGATATCACCCGACCTGTACCCAACAAGCTGATTCTGCCACCGCTACTCAAAACGATTGAAGAGAGCGGCATTCCCCGTGAAAAGATCTGCATCCTCATCGCCACCGGCTTGCATCGCCCCAATGAAGGCGCGGAACTCGAAGAGATGGTCGGCAGCGACATCATGCAGAACTACCGCATCGAAAATCACTTTGGCAAACGCCTAGAGGAACACATCTACCTTGGCGAATCACCTCGCGGCGTGCCGATGTGGATCGACCAGCGTTACATGAAAGCAGAACTCAAAATCACCACCGGCCTGATTGAACCGCACCTGATGGCGGGTTACTCAGGCGGACGCAAAGTCATTTGCCCAGGCATTGTCGCTCTTGAAACCGTCAAAATCTGGCACGGGCCAACATTCCTCGAAAACCCCAATGCTGACTGTGGCATACTCGATGGCAACCCCGTGCATGAAGAAAACACCTACATCGCCAAACAAGCCGGGTGCGATTTCATCGTTAACGTCTGCCTGGATGGCGACCGTCAAGTTACTTGGGTCGGCGCGGGCGACATGGTCGTCGCCTGGATGGAAGGCGTGCTCTTCTGCGAACAGGTGGTCAAAGCCAAACTGCCTGAACCGGTTGATGTCGTTGTCACCAGTTGTGCGGGCTACCCGCTCGATACCACCTGGTACCAGGCAGTCAAAGGCCTGACCGGCGCTTTGCCCATCGTCAAAAAGGGTGGCACTATCATCCTCGCTGCATCGCTCAGCGAAGGGATAGGCAGCCCGGAGTTTCAGCACCTCATTCACGACAATTCCGACCTGGATGTCTTCATCCAGCGCATCATGGGTAAGGACTACTTCGTGATGGATCAATGGCAGCTCGAAGAACTGGCCAAGGTGCTGCGGCAATGCAAAGTGAAAGTAGTCAGCGACGGCCTGTCGGCTGAAACCTTGCGTCAATGCCACGTAGAACCCGCAACTACCGTCGAATCAGCAGTGGCGGAATGTTTGCAACAGTACGGTGCCAACGCCAGCCTGGCTGTCATCCCCAAGGGGCCGTATGTAATGCCGGTGGTAGCAGTGTAA